The following proteins are co-located in the uncultured Draconibacterium sp. genome:
- a CDS encoding PLP-dependent aminotransferase family protein, with the protein MKNDFFEEKLSGQYRNIPVSFVRSILNVAGQKEMISFAGGLPNPELFPVQELAEAAQAVMQESGPSILQYAGSLGYYPLREWIANRYRTKYNMNITPEMVVITNGSQQALDIIAKLFLNKGDSVILEKPSYLGAIQAFSAYQPNFYNVDMEADGANLMQVENAFLNYDIKLMYTVPNAQNPSGISYSKEKRLDLAMLLKKYEQLLLEDDPYNEICFEGEFPAPIKKHAPENVVWTGSFSKMVAPGLRNGWVVLPPELVPHFDKAKQSTDLNPNNITQYMLHHFLTNYDLDNHIAQIKKKYAEQCQFMAQMLKEYLPDRCEFSEPSGGMFIWLTLPGSMRSDELVKRTLKRGVVFVPGNSFFTNGEGDQHIRLNFTNAGFADIEKGIRIISEEMRIMQQEKVILV; encoded by the coding sequence ATGAAAAATGATTTTTTTGAAGAAAAGTTATCAGGGCAGTACCGAAATATCCCGGTATCGTTTGTCCGAAGTATTTTAAACGTAGCCGGTCAGAAAGAAATGATTTCTTTTGCCGGCGGATTACCTAACCCGGAACTTTTTCCTGTTCAGGAACTTGCAGAAGCAGCGCAGGCGGTAATGCAAGAAAGCGGTCCCTCGATTCTTCAATATGCGGGATCGCTGGGTTATTATCCTTTGCGCGAATGGATTGCCAACCGCTACCGGACGAAATACAATATGAATATAACTCCGGAAATGGTTGTTATTACAAATGGCTCGCAACAGGCACTCGATATTATAGCCAAATTATTTCTGAACAAAGGCGACTCGGTAATTTTAGAAAAACCAAGTTATTTGGGTGCTATTCAGGCCTTTTCAGCTTATCAACCCAATTTTTACAACGTTGATATGGAAGCTGACGGAGCCAACTTAATGCAGGTGGAAAATGCCTTTTTGAATTACGATATAAAATTAATGTACACTGTACCCAATGCTCAAAATCCATCCGGAATTAGCTACTCCAAAGAAAAACGTTTGGATTTGGCCATGCTGCTGAAAAAATACGAACAGTTATTGTTGGAAGACGATCCGTACAACGAAATTTGTTTTGAGGGTGAATTTCCGGCCCCCATAAAAAAACATGCTCCTGAGAATGTGGTCTGGACAGGTTCCTTTTCCAAAATGGTGGCTCCGGGATTACGAAATGGCTGGGTGGTTTTACCTCCCGAACTGGTTCCCCATTTCGACAAAGCCAAACAATCGACCGATTTAAATCCCAACAACATCACTCAATATATGTTACACCACTTTTTAACCAATTACGATCTGGACAATCACATTGCTCAGATAAAGAAAAAATATGCTGAACAATGCCAGTTTATGGCACAAATGTTAAAGGAATATTTGCCCGACAGGTGTGAATTTAGCGAACCTTCAGGAGGAATGTTTATTTGGTTAACGCTACCCGGATCCATGCGGTCGGACGAGCTGGTAAAACGTACGTTAAAAAGAGGAGTTGTATTTGTTCCCGGCAACTCATTTTTTACAAATGGCGAAGGCGACCAACACATTCGCCTGAATTTTACAAATGCCGGTTTTGCTGATATTGAAAAAGGCATTCGGATAATTTCTGAAGAAATGCGAATAATGCAACAAGAAAAAGTGATATTGGTATAG
- a CDS encoding IS1634 family transposase, translated as MFIRKKPNKSGVISVQVIAKINGKSKLIKTIGSSRDEKTIKELTEKGHHYIATFGGQTALDFSDETNLIQSVFQQIDSHTEVGTELLLGKIFDDVGFNVIDDQIFRQLVLSRLTYPVSKLKTSDYLEKYHDLEYPVQQIYRYMDKLHSTQKELVQQISYEHTKHVLGGQVTIVFYDVTTLYFEIDHEDTLRKTGFSKEGKHQNPQIVLGLLVSRNGYPLAYDIFEGNKFEGHTMLPVLDAFKEKYRLDQLVIIADSGLLSNANIEELQEKGYEFILGARIKNEKKQIQEQILALSLKNGESAVIEKDGLKLIVTYSDSRAKKDSQNREKGLQKLEKRIKTGKLTKSSINNRGYNKYLKMDGEINIEIDYTKYNADAAWDGLKGYISNAFLGKDEIIENYGHLWQIEKAFRISKTDLKIRPIYHRAQRRIEAHICISFVAYKIYKELERQLKSLNSKLSPEKAIEIAKTIYQIKATVKGKSVAQILLINDQQKKLAQLFNFG; from the coding sequence ATGTTTATCCGGAAAAAGCCAAATAAAAGTGGTGTTATCAGCGTACAGGTTATTGCCAAAATAAACGGGAAATCAAAGTTAATAAAAACAATAGGTAGTTCCCGTGATGAAAAAACCATTAAAGAACTAACAGAAAAAGGCCATCATTACATTGCAACTTTTGGCGGTCAAACTGCACTTGATTTTTCTGATGAAACAAATTTAATTCAATCTGTTTTTCAGCAAATCGATTCACACACTGAAGTTGGCACAGAACTTTTATTGGGTAAGATTTTCGATGATGTTGGCTTCAATGTTATTGACGACCAGATTTTCAGGCAGCTTGTCCTATCGCGTTTAACCTATCCGGTAAGCAAGCTTAAAACAAGCGATTATCTTGAAAAATATCATGATCTGGAATATCCGGTGCAACAAATCTACCGTTACATGGACAAACTGCATTCCACCCAAAAGGAACTCGTGCAGCAGATTAGTTATGAGCATACAAAACATGTACTGGGAGGGCAGGTAACCATCGTATTTTATGATGTAACCACTTTATATTTTGAAATAGACCATGAAGACACTCTCAGAAAAACAGGTTTTTCCAAAGAGGGCAAACACCAGAACCCGCAAATCGTATTGGGGCTTTTAGTGAGCCGCAACGGCTATCCGCTTGCCTATGACATTTTTGAGGGGAACAAATTTGAAGGACACACCATGCTACCTGTGCTGGACGCATTCAAAGAAAAATACAGGTTGGACCAACTGGTTATCATTGCCGATTCTGGCCTTCTGTCCAATGCCAATATTGAAGAATTACAGGAAAAAGGTTATGAATTTATCCTTGGTGCCCGAATCAAAAATGAAAAGAAGCAAATCCAGGAACAGATACTGGCTTTAAGTTTGAAAAATGGGGAAAGCGCGGTTATCGAAAAAGATGGGTTAAAACTAATTGTAACTTATTCTGACAGCAGGGCTAAGAAAGACAGCCAAAACCGGGAAAAGGGACTCCAAAAGTTAGAAAAGCGGATAAAGACAGGAAAGCTGACCAAGTCAAGTATCAACAACCGTGGATATAACAAATACCTCAAAATGGATGGTGAGATAAATATTGAAATCGACTATACAAAATATAATGCCGATGCAGCCTGGGATGGTTTAAAAGGGTACATTTCAAATGCCTTTCTGGGAAAAGATGAAATAATTGAAAACTATGGACATTTGTGGCAAATCGAAAAAGCTTTCCGCATATCAAAAACTGATTTAAAAATCAGGCCAATTTACCACCGGGCACAACGAAGGATTGAAGCACACATTTGTATCTCGTTTGTAGCCTATAAAATCTACAAAGAATTGGAAAGGCAATTGAAAAGTCTGAACTCAAAATTAAGCCCCGAAAAAGCCATCGAAATTGCCAAAACAATTTATCAGATAAAAGCAACTGTAAAAGGCAAATCTGTGGCTCAAATTTTACTGATTAACGATCAACAGAAGAAATTAGCACAGCTTTTCAATTTTGGGTGA
- a CDS encoding IS256 family transposase, whose protein sequence is MESEEFKAMRDKALEQLRNGQSLTGKDGVFAPLLKEFIESALDAEMSSHLDDFERISGNKRNGKKSKTLKTDSGEIEITTPQDRNSSFEPQLVKKRETVLADNLAPKIIGLYGLGMSFRDISNHIKEMYDVDISHSTLSEITERVIPQVKAWQSRPLESLYTIVWLDAMHYKVRDEGRVVSRAVYNVLAVNKEGRKELIGMYISESEGANFWLSVLTDLKSRGVEDILIASIDNLSGFSEAIASIFPKVEIQLCIVHQVRNSIKYVASKDQKVFMKDLKKVYQAVNKSQAETELINLEERWGNKYPVVIKSWNTNWDKLSAYFQYDEQIRRLIYTTNPVEGFHRQVRKVTKTKGAFPNDMALLKLIYLATENISKKWTQPLQNWGLTAQQLKIKFGDRMKLDL, encoded by the coding sequence ATGGAAAGTGAAGAATTTAAAGCAATGCGTGACAAAGCCCTTGAGCAGTTACGCAATGGACAATCCCTAACAGGAAAAGATGGTGTTTTTGCTCCCTTACTGAAAGAGTTTATTGAAAGTGCTCTTGATGCGGAGATGAGTTCCCATTTGGATGATTTTGAGCGAATATCAGGCAACAAACGTAATGGGAAGAAAAGTAAAACCCTGAAAACTGATTCGGGAGAAATTGAGATTACTACACCTCAAGACCGCAATAGCAGTTTTGAGCCACAACTTGTAAAAAAGCGAGAAACAGTACTGGCAGATAATCTTGCCCCTAAAATCATTGGATTATATGGTCTTGGGATGAGTTTTCGGGACATCTCGAATCACATCAAAGAGATGTACGATGTAGATATCTCGCATTCCACATTAAGCGAGATAACAGAGAGAGTTATTCCACAGGTTAAAGCGTGGCAAAGTCGCCCACTTGAATCGCTGTACACGATTGTCTGGCTTGATGCGATGCACTACAAGGTCAGAGATGAAGGCAGGGTGGTAAGCCGAGCTGTTTACAACGTATTAGCCGTTAACAAAGAAGGTCGAAAAGAACTAATCGGGATGTATATCTCAGAAAGTGAAGGGGCTAACTTCTGGCTTAGTGTACTGACTGACTTAAAATCCCGTGGAGTAGAAGATATTTTAATTGCCAGCATTGATAATCTGTCAGGATTTTCAGAAGCCATAGCAAGTATTTTTCCAAAGGTAGAAATCCAGTTATGCATCGTTCATCAGGTGCGGAACTCGATAAAGTACGTGGCATCGAAAGACCAAAAGGTTTTTATGAAAGACCTGAAAAAGGTATATCAAGCGGTCAATAAGAGCCAGGCAGAAACTGAACTTATCAACCTGGAAGAAAGATGGGGGAACAAATATCCTGTAGTCATCAAATCGTGGAATACCAACTGGGATAAATTATCGGCTTATTTTCAGTATGATGAGCAAATCCGTAGGCTCATTTACACGACCAATCCCGTAGAAGGTTTTCACCGTCAGGTACGAAAAGTTACCAAAACAAAAGGTGCTTTCCCAAACGATATGGCTTTGCTGAAATTGATTTATCTGGCAACCGAGAACATCTCTAAAAAATGGACACAGCCACTCCAGAACTGGGGACTTACAGCACAGCAACTGAAAATAAAATTTGGAGACAGGATGAAACTTGACCTCTGA
- a CDS encoding histidine kinase dimerization/phospho-acceptor domain-containing protein: MNTEEWILQTYPTVHPKENVKLIEERLREKNYLVVIDEKNKFHGVLTSLDILGGSNKLILDCLTHKEIIQTSDSLYTIADKFEKTPSEALAVFKHGKYRGIFEKTYAIRKLMSNAEKFEEESIISKKIKMAFLQNLSHEVRTPLNHILGFMSIIIDQTSSNIDINKEECYQIIQKSSELFLSTMTDLIELSQIYSGSKVDMNNDLTLVETIFTEIKAEFERNRILSNIQLHINYINPDSSRIIQTDTKKLKQILCHLIHFTIKHIQKKGRIEYGYELLIEKQAIRFYIRRWELQSRNTSENGSSNIIYKNLNKDYTIHYKADFGVELAKKMIELLGGTLDFAEFEKNNQLIYFSIPISVQDKNKNNRKQRGKIW, from the coding sequence ATGAACACAGAAGAATGGATCCTACAAACCTACCCCACAGTTCATCCCAAAGAAAATGTTAAGTTGATTGAAGAAAGGTTGAGAGAAAAGAATTATTTGGTTGTAATAGACGAGAAAAATAAGTTTCATGGAGTACTTACATCTTTAGATATTTTAGGAGGTTCCAATAAATTAATTCTCGATTGTTTAACGCATAAGGAAATAATTCAAACCTCTGATTCTTTATATACTATAGCCGACAAATTCGAAAAAACACCTTCTGAAGCACTTGCAGTTTTCAAGCATGGTAAATATCGGGGCATTTTTGAAAAAACTTATGCAATAAGAAAACTTATGTCTAACGCCGAAAAGTTTGAAGAAGAGTCGATAATTTCTAAAAAGATTAAAATGGCCTTCTTACAAAACCTATCACACGAAGTAAGAACTCCCCTCAATCATATTCTCGGATTTATGAGTATTATTATAGATCAAACTTCTTCCAATATCGATATAAATAAAGAAGAGTGTTATCAAATAATTCAAAAAAGCTCCGAACTATTCTTATCAACCATGACTGATTTAATTGAACTTTCGCAGATATACTCAGGAAGTAAGGTTGATATGAACAATGATTTGACACTGGTTGAAACCATTTTTACAGAGATTAAAGCAGAGTTTGAAAGAAATAGAATTCTTTCAAACATCCAGCTTCATATCAATTATATAAACCCAGATAGTTCGCGAATAATTCAAACTGACACAAAGAAATTAAAACAAATCTTATGTCATTTGATTCATTTCACCATAAAACATATACAAAAAAAGGGTCGTATCGAATATGGATATGAACTGTTGATTGAGAAGCAGGCCATTCGCTTTTATATCAGAAGATGGGAACTTCAAAGTAGAAATACTTCAGAAAACGGATCATCTAACATAATTTATAAGAATCTGAATAAGGACTATACAATTCATTACAAGGCTGACTTTGGAGTGGAATTAGCGAAAAAAATGATTGAATTGCTAGGAGGAACTCTTGATTTTGCGGAGTTTGAAAAGAACAATCAATTGATCTATTTTTCAATACCTATAAGCGTTCAAGATAAAAACAAGAATAATAGAAAACAACGGGGAAAAATCTGGTAG
- a CDS encoding GIY-YIG nuclease family protein: protein MVSPDYFVYLIQSENDGVWYVGLSANPVERLKQHNKGKSKFTKGHIPWRLLYQDKVGSLSDTRKKEKYYKTSAGKRRLKKILGLN, encoded by the coding sequence ATGGTATCTCCCGATTACTTCGTTTACCTGATTCAGAGTGAAAATGATGGGGTTTGGTATGTTGGTTTATCTGCCAATCCTGTCGAAAGGTTGAAGCAGCACAATAAAGGAAAGTCAAAATTTACGAAAGGTCATATTCCATGGCGATTATTATATCAAGACAAGGTTGGTAGTTTGTCCGATACTCGTAAAAAGGAAAAATATTATAAAACATCAGCAGGTAAAAGGCGGTTAAAAAAAATTTTAGGATTGAATTAA
- a CDS encoding GIY-YIG nuclease family protein — protein sequence MVSPDYFVYLIQSEKDGIWYVGLSANPAERLKQHNKGKSKFTKGHIPWRLLYQEKVGSLSDTRKKEKYYKTSAGKRRLKKILGLN from the coding sequence ATGGTATCTCCCGATTACTTCGTTTACCTGATTCAGAGTGAAAAAGATGGGATTTGGTATGTTGGTTTATCTGCCAATCCTGCCGAAAGGTTGAAGCAGCACAATAAAGGAAAGTCAAAATTTACGAAAGGTCATATTCCATGGCGATTATTATATCAAGAGAAGGTTGGTAGTTTGTCCGATACTCGTAAAAAGGAAAAATATTATAAAACATCAGCAGGTAAAAGGCGGTTAAAAAAAATTTTAGGATTGAATTAA
- a CDS encoding GIY-YIG nuclease family protein, giving the protein MVSPDYFVYLIQSEKDGVWYVGLSANPAERLKQHNKGKSKFTKGHIPWRLLYQEKVGSLSDTRKKEKYYKTSAGKRRLKKILGLD; this is encoded by the coding sequence ATGGTATCTCCCGATTACTTCGTTTACCTGATTCAGAGTGAAAAAGATGGGGTTTGGTATGTTGGTTTATCTGCCAATCCTGCCGAAAGGTTGAAGCAGCACAATAAAGGAAAGTCAAAATTTACGAAAGGTCATATTCCATGGCGATTATTATATCAAGAGAAGGTTGGTAGTTTGTCCGATACTCGTAAAAAGGAAAAATATTATAAAACATCAGCAGGTAAAAGGCGGTTAAAAAAAATTTTAGGATTGGATTAA
- the mutS gene encoding DNA mismatch repair protein MutS produces MAKTEKKYVETPLMKQYYDIKDKHPDAILLFRVGDFYETFGEDAIKTAEIVGITLTRRANGAASYVELAGFPHHALDTYLPKLVRAGQRVAICEQLEDPKLTKKIVKRGITELVTPGVSINDNILENRENNFLASVHFDKKRAGVAFLDISTGEFLTAEGNYEYIDKLLNSFQPKEVLYQRGRTNEFNAIFGSKYYTFNLEDWVYTNDAANDRLIRHFETSSLKGFGVQSLQLAVIAAGAVLHYLDITQHQRLSHISGLSRIEEEHYVWLDRFTIRNLELFAPLHESGKSLINVIDKTISPMGSRLLKRWMALPLKDIKPINERLNVVELFLKKPETKENLGEHLRQIGDLERLISKVAVGRINPREVVQVKNALNAIIPIKEVCANADDSALNRFAEQLNPCDLIREKIHHEIVADPPTAINKGKVIAEGISEELDELRKIAYSGKDYLAQIQQRESEKHGIPSLKISFNNVFGYYIEVRNTHKDKVPAEWIRKQTLVSAERYITEELKEYETKILGAEEKIQSLESKLFGDLVFALSEYISAIQLNSNILAQIDCLLSYAACATSYKYFRPEVNQGVDINIREGRHPVIEQQLPIGESYISNDVLLDQQDQQIIIITGPNMAGKSALLRQTALIVLLAQMGSFVPAEVAKIGFVDKIFTRVGASDNISLGESTFMVEMNEAASILNNVSDRSLILFDELGRGTSTYDGISIAWSIVEHLHEHAYAKAKTLFATHYHELNEMEGAFPRVKNYNVSIKEVGNKVIFLRKLVRGGSNHSFGIHVAGMAGMPKSVIKRAEQILIKLEGGKEKENLAKPLEELGENREGMQLSFFQLDDPVLKQIRDEILGLDINNLTPIEALNKLNEIKKLTGIR; encoded by the coding sequence ATGGCAAAAACCGAAAAAAAATACGTCGAAACTCCACTGATGAAACAGTATTACGACATCAAGGACAAACATCCTGATGCGATTTTACTTTTTCGTGTGGGCGACTTTTACGAAACCTTTGGCGAAGATGCTATAAAAACAGCCGAAATAGTTGGGATAACTTTAACGCGTCGTGCAAACGGAGCAGCCAGCTATGTCGAGTTGGCCGGATTCCCGCATCATGCGCTTGATACCTATTTGCCAAAACTGGTAAGGGCAGGGCAGCGCGTTGCTATTTGCGAGCAACTTGAAGACCCGAAACTCACCAAAAAAATTGTAAAACGAGGAATTACGGAGTTGGTTACTCCGGGAGTTTCCATCAACGATAACATTCTCGAAAACCGGGAAAATAATTTTTTGGCTTCGGTTCATTTTGATAAAAAAAGAGCAGGAGTTGCTTTTCTCGATATTTCAACCGGTGAGTTTTTAACTGCCGAAGGAAATTACGAATACATCGATAAGCTGCTGAATTCGTTTCAACCCAAAGAAGTGCTTTACCAACGCGGACGGACAAATGAATTTAACGCCATTTTTGGTTCTAAATATTACACTTTTAACCTGGAAGATTGGGTATATACCAATGATGCGGCCAACGACAGGCTAATCCGTCATTTTGAAACCAGCTCGCTAAAAGGTTTTGGGGTGCAAAGTTTGCAGCTGGCAGTTATTGCAGCCGGTGCGGTATTGCATTATCTCGATATTACGCAGCACCAAAGGCTGAGCCATATTTCGGGACTGAGCCGGATTGAAGAGGAACATTATGTGTGGCTCGACCGGTTCACCATTCGAAACCTGGAGCTTTTTGCACCACTGCACGAAAGTGGAAAGTCGCTGATCAATGTAATCGATAAAACCATTTCTCCAATGGGATCGCGTTTGCTTAAACGTTGGATGGCTTTGCCTTTAAAAGACATTAAACCAATAAACGAACGGCTAAATGTAGTCGAACTCTTTCTGAAAAAACCGGAAACAAAAGAAAACCTTGGAGAACATCTTCGACAGATTGGCGACCTCGAACGTTTGATTTCGAAGGTGGCCGTAGGTAGGATCAATCCACGGGAAGTTGTGCAGGTAAAAAATGCGTTAAACGCAATTATTCCAATAAAAGAGGTTTGTGCCAATGCGGATGACAGCGCTTTGAATCGTTTTGCAGAACAACTGAATCCTTGCGATTTGATTCGTGAAAAAATTCATCACGAAATTGTGGCCGATCCGCCAACGGCGATTAACAAGGGGAAAGTAATTGCTGAAGGTATTTCGGAAGAACTCGATGAACTGCGAAAAATTGCCTATTCGGGCAAAGATTACCTGGCACAAATACAACAACGCGAAAGCGAAAAACACGGTATTCCGTCGTTAAAAATTAGTTTTAACAATGTGTTTGGGTACTACATTGAAGTGCGGAATACCCACAAAGACAAAGTGCCTGCAGAGTGGATCCGTAAACAAACACTTGTAAGTGCTGAAAGGTATATTACCGAAGAATTAAAAGAATACGAAACAAAAATACTTGGGGCCGAAGAGAAAATACAGTCGCTGGAAAGTAAACTGTTTGGCGATTTGGTTTTTGCGCTTTCCGAATACATTTCAGCCATTCAGCTAAATTCAAATATTCTGGCGCAAATCGATTGTTTGCTGTCGTACGCTGCCTGTGCCACCTCTTATAAATATTTCCGTCCCGAAGTAAATCAGGGTGTTGACATTAATATTCGCGAAGGCCGGCATCCGGTAATTGAGCAGCAGTTACCCATCGGAGAATCGTACATTTCGAACGATGTATTGCTCGATCAGCAAGACCAGCAGATAATCATTATCACCGGGCCAAATATGGCAGGTAAATCGGCCTTGTTACGTCAAACAGCATTAATTGTGTTGTTGGCGCAAATGGGCTCTTTTGTTCCGGCCGAAGTGGCAAAAATTGGTTTTGTCGATAAGATATTTACACGTGTTGGAGCATCGGATAATATTTCGCTGGGCGAATCAACATTTATGGTTGAAATGAACGAGGCGGCCAGTATTCTGAATAATGTTTCCGATCGCAGTCTGATTCTTTTTGATGAACTGGGGCGCGGAACTTCTACATACGACGGTATTTCAATTGCCTGGTCGATTGTGGAACATTTACACGAACACGCCTATGCCAAAGCAAAAACCTTGTTTGCCACACATTACCACGAGTTAAACGAAATGGAAGGTGCATTTCCACGTGTAAAAAATTACAATGTTTCGATAAAAGAAGTGGGGAACAAGGTTATTTTTCTCCGAAAACTGGTTCGTGGAGGCAGTAATCACAGCTTTGGTATCCACGTTGCAGGTATGGCGGGCATGCCAAAATCGGTGATAAAACGTGCCGAACAAATATTAATTAAACTTGAAGGCGGCAAAGAAAAAGAAAATTTAGCAAAACCTTTGGAGGAGCTTGGAGAGAACCGCGAAGGCATGCAGTTAAGCTTTTTTCAGCTCGATGATCCTGTGTTAAAGCAAATTAGAGATGAGATATTAGGGTTGGACATAAATAATCTGACACCGATTGAGGCCTTGAATAAGCTGAACGAAATAAAAAAATTGACAGGAATTAGGTAA
- a CDS encoding DUF4105 domain-containing protein, whose protein sequence is MNQNRKTSRVQFKTLIVLFLLLLSGSLKSQAFQLTNQAEISVITCSPGNEVYSVYGHSAIRVKDDVYKYDVAFNYGIFDFSAPNFLYRFAAGQTDYLLGVYQFDDFVQQYQRDKRSVYEQTLNLTQNEKQKIFDFLIWNAKPENRVYRYNFFFDNCATRVRDVVADNVEGGVTFKEEKQSHKTLRELVDDYHGKLLWLTFGIDLAVSSESDREATFYEEMLLPDYLMNYFAEATKTNGNIPLVQPTRIVYKAPAQEYKSFKAGSPFVVFFILTLLVAFLSYKQFRKRKMKPGLDYIIYGMTGLTGIILSWLALFSEHPAMSPNYNILWVLPLNLLFALALIVKKWRPAIKYYHLFISAWLILFICGSPFIPQYFHPAFYLIIVLVLCRSVFHSLLFLKK, encoded by the coding sequence GTGAACCAAAATAGAAAAACAAGTAGAGTACAATTTAAGACTTTGATTGTGCTGTTTTTGCTGCTGTTGTCCGGCTCGTTAAAGAGTCAGGCATTTCAGTTAACCAATCAGGCAGAAATTAGTGTTATTACTTGCAGTCCCGGCAACGAAGTTTATTCTGTTTACGGGCATTCGGCCATTCGTGTAAAAGATGATGTTTATAAATACGATGTGGCTTTTAATTACGGTATTTTCGATTTTAGTGCGCCCAATTTTCTGTATCGGTTTGCAGCCGGACAAACCGATTATTTATTGGGAGTCTATCAATTCGACGACTTTGTACAGCAATATCAAAGAGATAAACGAAGTGTGTATGAACAGACCTTAAATCTTACTCAAAACGAGAAACAAAAGATCTTCGATTTTTTAATTTGGAATGCCAAACCGGAAAACCGGGTCTACCGTTATAATTTCTTTTTTGACAATTGTGCCACGCGGGTACGCGATGTAGTTGCAGATAATGTTGAAGGTGGCGTTACTTTTAAGGAAGAAAAGCAGAGCCATAAAACACTGCGTGAGTTGGTGGACGATTACCATGGCAAATTACTGTGGTTGACTTTTGGAATTGATTTAGCGGTCAGTTCTGAGTCGGACCGTGAAGCGACTTTTTATGAAGAAATGCTTTTGCCCGATTATTTAATGAACTATTTTGCTGAAGCTACAAAAACAAACGGTAATATTCCACTTGTACAACCAACGCGAATCGTATACAAAGCACCTGCTCAGGAATATAAATCATTTAAAGCGGGCAGTCCTTTTGTTGTGTTTTTTATTCTAACACTGCTTGTTGCTTTTTTATCATATAAGCAATTTCGAAAACGTAAAATGAAACCCGGACTTGATTATATAATTTATGGAATGACAGGTTTGACGGGGATAATTCTATCCTGGCTTGCTCTTTTTTCAGAACATCCGGCAATGAGTCCGAACTATAACATTTTATGGGTGCTGCCACTAAATCTTTTATTTGCGCTGGCACTAATTGTAAAAAAATGGAGACCTGCTATAAAATATTACCACTTATTTATTTCTGCCTGGCTGATTTTATTTATTTGTGGGAGTCCATTTATTCCGCAGTATTTTCATCCGGCATTTTACCTGATAATCGTTTTGGTCTTGTGTCGGTCGGTATTTCATTCTCTTTTATTTCTGAAAAAATAG